CAGGCGGGGGTTCCTCGTCCCAGTCAACTCCAGTTTGCCAAAGAGCTTGCATTCCAATCTTGGCCCTTATAAGGAATGCGGCGGCGAATCCAACGGGATCGTAGATCCGAGCGATCTGACTCAGTAACAATCTCTTCGTTAATTTAATCTCTGGTTTTCGCTGTTCAGCTTCTATGATTCGGTTTATGAGTTCAAAGTTCACCTTGAACGATAACGTATCCGACTGATTGTTCCATGTAATGCCCAGAACATTCTCTTCAACTGATGCTTGAAACATCGTTGCCATTTCCTTCTTCTCATTCGGACTTGGGCTTCCTAAGGGCTTGTTGGAGATTCAACCTTTGACTTTGAAGCCACCTTTCTCCAAAACGGTATCTATATCCTCGGTTTGCTGTTTAGCTTCCATTACTGTGTCAACAGAATCGCAAATATCATCCATATAAGCGTTCTTCGTTATGACTTCGGCTGCCTTAGGGTGGGTGATCTTGCTTTCTTCTGCAGTTTTCCTAAGTGCAATCTGAGCCATCGCTGGAGCCGGTTTATCACCGAAGGTGAGTACAGTTTTCACATACACATCTGGTTCGTGGGAGGTTTCGAGGTTTCTCCATAAGAAACGGTGAACATGCTGATCTCGTTCGGGTATTAAGATGCGATGGTACATCTTCGATATATCTCCAACCAGAGCGACTTCCTTTCTCTAAAACGCAGGACCACGCCGAATAGATTGTTCAGCAAGTCTGGGGCCTTCATCCAATAGTCGCTTCTTTCAACTCTTCTTCGGCCATTATCGGGCTGTGGATCTACTTTCCACACAGGTCAAAGCACATGGGAGCCATCAACCATATCCCTCAGTCCAACATGTCAGCAAATAGAAATCGACTGTTTATGGTCCAAGGGAAAAAAGGGAAGTAGACTGGATACGGAATCGTACAAGTTGTT
The DNA window shown above is from Acropora palmata chromosome 7, jaAcrPala1.3, whole genome shotgun sequence and carries:
- the LOC141886484 gene encoding uncharacterized protein LOC141886484, whose amino-acid sequence is MYHRILIPERDQHVHRFLWRNLETSHEPDVYVKTVLTFGDKPAPAMAQIALRKTAEESKITHPKAAEVITKNAYMDDICDSVDTVMEAKQQTEDIDTVLEKGGFKVKG